From the genome of Vicia villosa cultivar HV-30 ecotype Madison, WI linkage group LG2, Vvil1.0, whole genome shotgun sequence, one region includes:
- the LOC131648791 gene encoding uncharacterized protein LOC131648791 gives MTSQGGRKLGYDNEPLVIPNHGARKPLIIPCSKPPLRIPTREHTKVIPTNKNRAPYPLDKMKTVPWEYNSGANTETQRQSSVSNILGPGGMTHSGRIFKTAQAHPKPNENLTQTSDQAAVGPSVETTPKDKEATDKDAEEFLALIKKSGYRVVDQLKQTPSKISLLSLQVNSKKHRHALMRILNATHITKDITVNQFNGMVANITAGACLGFSDHELPPQGKAHNKALHISIQCGKAHLFRVLIDTCSSLNVMPKTTLKKIALEGLVVRPSRLVVKAFDRSHSPVYEEVDLPVMVGPNTFCINFQVMEIEPAYTCLLGRPWIHAAGAVTSTLHQKIKFMDGNSIVTVNREEDIFVSNLDSYRYIEAREGALETAFQALEIAIAVTLSLEKIRRVVTSWRDLQDMNVQGWGKVPEILEKKDRLGLGYQPSKIISAANEEQRFPPIMLTFVTGGYEHIAMISNMHSKERTSNFIRRARSGEQLQNWTSLEIPEIVFVSK, from the coding sequence atgacatctcaggggggtcgaaaattagggtatgacaacgaGCCATTGGTGATACCTAACCACGGAGCGAGGAAACCATTAATCATCCCATGTTCTAAACCACCATTGCGGATACCTACACGAGAGCATACTAAGGTAATCCCGACCAACAAGAATAGAGCTCCATATCCGTTGGACAAAATGAAAACAGTACCCTGGGAATACAATTCCGGTGCTAATACAGAGACACAAAGGCAATCTTCTGTGTCAAATATCTTGGGACCTGGAGGCATGACCCATAGCggtcgcatattcaaaactgcgcagGCACATCCAAAGCCTAATGAAAACTTGACACAAACTAGTGATCAAGCCGCGGTAGGACCAAGTGTTGAAACAACTCCTAAGGATAAAGAAGCCACTGATAAGGATGCTGAGGAATTTTTGGCTTTAATCAAGAAAAGCGGTTATAGGGTGGTAGATCAGTTAAAGCAAACGCCATCCAAAATATCACTCCTATCACTACAGGTAAACTCCAAGAAGCATCGACACGCCTTGATGAGGATCCTAAATGCCACCCACATAACTAAAGACATAACTGTGAATCAATTCAATGGGATGGTGGCTAATATCACCGCTGGGGCATGTCTGGGGTTTAGTGACCATGAGTTACCTCCACAGGGAAAGGCGCACaacaaagccctgcacatctctatacaATGTGGGAAAGCTCACCTATTTAGGGTTCTGATTGATACATGTTCGTcactaaatgtgatgccaaaaacaACCCTAAAAAAGATAGCCCTAGAAGGTCTTGTTGTCAGACCAAGTCGTCTAGTGGTCAAAGCCTTTGATAGATCACATAGCCCAGTATATGAAGAAGTAGACTTACCGGTTATGGTCGGTCCTAATACCTTCTGTATCAACTTCCAGGTGATGGAGATAGAGCCAGCTTACACAtgcctactagggcgtccttggattcacgcagctggggcagtcacatCTACTCTTCATCAGAAGATAAAATTTATGGATGGAAACTCCATAGTAACTGTCAATAGAGAGgaagatatatttgtcagcaacttGGATTCATACAGATACATCGAGGCTAGAGAAGGGGCATTAGAAACTGCGTTCCAGGCGTTAGAGATTGCAATTGCAGTCACACTATCCTTGGAGAAAATACGAAGGGTGGTAACATCTTGGAGAGACCTACAAGACATGAATGTGCAAGGCTGGGGCAAAGTGCCGGAAATCCTGGAGAAGAAGGATCGCTTAGGGTTAGGATATCAACCGTCGAAGATCATAAGCGCTGCGAATGAGGAACAACGATTCCCCCCGATTATGCTGACTTTTGTTACAGGCGGGTATGAACACATAGCTATGATATCCAACATGCACTCTAAAGAGAGAacatccaacttcatccgaaGGGCCAGATCAGGAGAGCAGCTCCAGAACTGGAcgagcctggagataccggagatagttttcgtTTCTAAGTAA